One window of Cohnella hashimotonis genomic DNA carries:
- a CDS encoding cache domain-containing sensor histidine kinase, translating into METVRMLLYKLSFRSRMTISFILVIGAAILVTSTMSYVIATRELEGNATSQSQETLSKTAQLLDEQLKGLLVSSLTLMISAPFTEMVNHANRSQSDAFYGDLSALQTPFTQLKMTNPAVQSILVSTPIGEFFPTSYYRNPSFSFADSPMQQAIDARPGISMWVAGHEDAIFTGKDRVVSLVLKAFSQTNSNIYLVINVSESAIKRVVTSNLGGDSKHYFLVTDEGRYGFDPGTAPLIPEAGLNDWALASKDKPSAIYKQDGSEYLVNRASLKVAENWTLYSVQSKDKLFKQVERIKWLTIVIIGSGIAVAILISHVLTALLLRPLHALQRTIKQVGLSNLDVRYSSGYRDEVSQVGYKFNAMLDQIGILISELGEREKEKRIAEAKALQAQIDPHFLYNTLNTIVWVSESGAADETRRLIISLSRLFKLGLNQGLELTTLGLELEHVEHYLRIQQVSYEGLFEYEVPRRIDASLLSMPMLKIMLQPLVENSILHGFKDFTEGGRILIDVEARDGSLRIAVTDNGAGMDAEEATRSILQEPQEGEAIESGRKGYALRNVYRRILLHYGERAEFRLESEPFIQTRITITLPLPEGNER; encoded by the coding sequence ATGGAAACCGTCCGCATGCTGCTGTACAAGCTTTCCTTTCGAAGCCGCATGACGATCTCGTTTATCCTGGTCATCGGGGCGGCCATCCTGGTCACGAGCACCATGTCCTACGTGATTGCGACCCGAGAGCTCGAGGGCAATGCGACAAGCCAGAGCCAGGAGACGCTCAGCAAGACGGCGCAACTGCTGGACGAGCAGCTTAAGGGCCTGCTCGTATCGAGCCTCACGCTCATGATCAGCGCGCCGTTCACCGAGATGGTCAATCACGCGAACCGCAGCCAGAGCGATGCCTTTTATGGGGACCTCAGCGCGCTCCAGACCCCCTTCACCCAGTTGAAAATGACGAATCCGGCCGTACAGTCGATTTTAGTCAGCACGCCGATCGGCGAGTTTTTTCCCACCAGCTACTACCGCAATCCGTCCTTTTCCTTCGCGGATTCGCCCATGCAGCAGGCGATCGACGCCAGACCCGGCATCTCGATGTGGGTCGCGGGGCACGAGGACGCGATTTTTACCGGCAAGGACCGGGTTGTCTCCCTCGTATTGAAAGCGTTCTCCCAAACGAACAGCAACATCTATCTGGTCATCAACGTCAGCGAATCGGCGATCAAGCGCGTCGTCACGAGCAATCTCGGGGGCGACAGCAAGCATTATTTTCTCGTCACGGACGAAGGCCGCTACGGCTTCGATCCGGGTACGGCGCCTCTGATCCCCGAAGCCGGCCTAAACGACTGGGCGCTCGCGTCGAAGGACAAGCCTTCGGCGATCTATAAGCAAGACGGCAGCGAATACCTGGTCAATCGCGCGTCGCTTAAGGTGGCCGAAAATTGGACGCTGTACAGCGTCCAGTCGAAGGACAAGCTGTTCAAGCAGGTGGAGCGGATCAAATGGCTGACGATCGTCATCATCGGGAGCGGCATCGCCGTCGCGATCCTGATCTCGCACGTACTGACCGCGCTCCTGCTCCGTCCGCTCCACGCGCTGCAGCGAACGATCAAGCAGGTCGGGCTTAGCAATCTCGACGTGCGGTACAGCTCGGGGTATCGGGACGAAGTCTCGCAGGTTGGCTACAAATTCAATGCCATGCTCGACCAGATCGGCATCCTGATCTCGGAGCTCGGCGAGCGGGAGAAGGAGAAACGGATCGCGGAGGCCAAGGCCCTGCAAGCCCAGATCGACCCTCACTTTTTGTACAACACGCTCAACACGATCGTCTGGGTATCCGAGTCGGGCGCGGCGGACGAGACGCGGCGGCTCATCATCTCGCTGTCCCGGCTGTTCAAGCTGGGGCTCAATCAGGGGTTGGAGCTGACGACGCTCGGCCTTGAGCTGGAGCATGTCGAGCATTATTTGCGGATTCAGCAGGTGAGCTATGAAGGGCTGTTCGAGTACGAGGTCCCGCGGCGCATCGACGCTTCCTTGCTAAGCATGCCGATGTTGAAGATCATGCTGCAGCCGCTCGTCGAAAACAGCATCCTGCATGGCTTCAAAGACTTCACGGAAGGCGGCCGCATCCTCATCGACGTCGAAGCCCGGGACGGTTCGCTCCGAATCGCGGTGACCGACAACGGCGCCGGCATGGATGCCGAGGAAGCGACGCGATCGATCCTTCAGGAGCCGCAGGAAGGCGAAGCGATCGAATCCGGCAGAAAAGGGTATGCGCTGCGCAACGTGTATCGCCGCATTTTGCTGCATTATGGCGAACGGGCCGAATTTCGCCTGGAGAGCGAGCCGTTCATTCAAACGAGAATCACCATTACGCTGCCATTGCCGGAGGGGAACGAGAGATGA
- a CDS encoding S-layer homology domain-containing protein — protein MFKKWFAYAASALLAAALVIPGFAAADDNSFKDVGGTFWAKDEINSLVQMGVLKGYQDNTFKPQAPVTREEFAKIITSAFFLDLPASDAPQTFVDVGRSRWSFAAVEAAKDFLTGYYPPSGKAFFNPTGKATREDVAVALVKTLGYQPDDLQDADILDRFYDSEDVSPNLETYVAIAVEKKLLTGYNDYTLKPGNSVTRAEAASLLYRVIKNSAADSGNALTLNVDAPEKINTPTFYITGDVNKGAEVYINNEKVEVVQGAFRVGIRLEQEGTYTYTISARLAGGKTESVTKKVTFEKGGPTLEVKGVPTSSDKQSITVSWTVKDANDSSPAVYLNGQRQYGSSATVTLEEGDNVITVRAENADGKSAEVTKHVAFTSGGPVLTVADLPETTDKETITVRWTVKDKNDTSPRVYVNDREQYYSESTTVTLKEGVNTIVFKATNDLGKSTTVTKTITFSVGTSTLTVGDLPATTDKDSVNVTWSVKDTNDSSPRVYLNDKEQYYSTSANVNLVPGPNTITVRAVNKLGKETTVTKTIAFEPSAPTVMLLHAPETTASDSISISWTASDKNDTSLKMYVNDKEVYYSTSYTASLQPGENKFKITATNKYGKSTDVIYTVTYKPEA, from the coding sequence TTGTTCAAGAAATGGTTCGCCTATGCTGCTTCAGCCCTACTGGCCGCCGCACTTGTCATTCCAGGATTCGCCGCCGCCGACGATAATTCGTTTAAGGACGTGGGGGGAACATTCTGGGCCAAGGATGAGATCAATAGCCTTGTACAGATGGGCGTCTTGAAAGGCTATCAAGATAACACATTTAAGCCGCAAGCGCCCGTGACGCGCGAGGAATTCGCGAAGATTATCACGTCGGCGTTCTTCCTGGATCTTCCCGCGTCGGACGCGCCGCAGACATTCGTCGACGTAGGCAGATCGCGCTGGTCTTTCGCTGCGGTCGAAGCGGCCAAGGACTTCTTGACCGGCTACTACCCGCCGAGCGGCAAAGCGTTTTTCAATCCGACCGGCAAGGCCACGCGCGAGGACGTAGCCGTCGCGCTGGTGAAGACGCTGGGCTATCAGCCGGACGACTTGCAGGACGCGGATATTCTGGATCGCTTCTACGACTCGGAAGACGTCTCGCCGAATCTGGAAACTTATGTCGCAATCGCGGTAGAAAAGAAGCTGCTGACCGGCTACAACGATTATACGCTCAAGCCGGGCAACAGCGTTACGCGCGCGGAAGCCGCATCTCTGCTCTACCGCGTCATTAAAAATTCGGCGGCGGATAGCGGGAACGCGTTGACCTTGAACGTCGACGCACCGGAAAAGATCAACACCCCGACGTTCTATATCACGGGCGACGTCAACAAGGGAGCGGAAGTCTACATCAACAATGAAAAGGTCGAGGTCGTTCAGGGCGCTTTCCGCGTCGGCATCCGCCTCGAGCAAGAAGGAACTTATACCTACACGATCTCCGCAAGACTGGCCGGCGGCAAGACGGAATCCGTCACGAAGAAGGTGACCTTCGAGAAGGGCGGGCCTACCCTCGAAGTCAAGGGCGTGCCAACGTCGTCGGACAAGCAATCCATCACCGTATCCTGGACGGTCAAGGACGCGAACGACAGCAGCCCGGCCGTCTACCTGAACGGGCAAAGGCAGTACGGCAGCTCTGCGACCGTCACGCTTGAGGAAGGCGACAACGTCATTACCGTGAGAGCCGAGAACGCGGACGGCAAGTCTGCCGAGGTCACCAAGCATGTCGCGTTTACAAGCGGCGGTCCGGTCCTGACGGTCGCGGATCTTCCGGAGACGACCGACAAAGAGACGATTACGGTCCGCTGGACCGTAAAGGACAAGAACGATACGTCCCCGCGCGTTTACGTCAACGACCGCGAGCAGTACTATAGCGAATCGACGACCGTCACGCTAAAAGAAGGCGTTAATACGATCGTGTTCAAGGCGACGAACGATCTCGGCAAAAGCACGACGGTGACGAAGACGATCACGTTTAGCGTTGGCACATCTACATTGACCGTCGGCGATCTGCCGGCTACGACGGACAAAGACTCGGTTAACGTGACATGGTCCGTCAAGGACACGAACGATTCGAGCCCGCGCGTCTATCTGAACGACAAAGAGCAGTACTATTCGACTTCCGCGAACGTCAATCTCGTGCCGGGGCCGAATACGATTACGGTTCGAGCCGTGAACAAGCTGGGCAAAGAAACGACCGTGACGAAGACGATCGCGTTCGAACCTTCCGCGCCGACGGTCATGCTGCTTCACGCGCCGGAGACGACCGCCTCCGACTCGATCTCGATCAGTTGGACGGCGTCCGACAAAAACGATACCTCGCTTAAAATGTACGTCAACGACAAGGAAGTTTACTACAGCACGAGCTATACGGCTTCCTTGCAGCCTGGAGAAAACAAGTTCAAGATTACCGCAACGAACAAGTACGGCAAATCGACGGATGTAATCTACACCGTCACTTACAAGCCGGAAGCATAA
- a CDS encoding helix-turn-helix domain-containing protein, translated as MKPKLCVIDDSRIVCNGIMNHIRWDEHGIEPAGAAMDGEAGLELIRRVKPDILITDIRMPRKNGIELFRDVLALGWPCKVILISGYTDFEYAQEAVRLGAFDFVSKPFLAEEIVSVVNKAKERIVAESEETARVRGLERRVRESLPLLRQEFVQLLLRFASTPEQTAKRWDFLQLPLAMADFVVLAVEIDGAEPSVASGGILDIELARFSLSNILEETVAQATRGIVVRDGLSRFALIVNAGPEADAPGQLAELCREHVERYSRHTVSIGVGSPAPGVRELPESYRHALAALSYSFFSGGNSVFRYADLADRPAEVEPYSSDSEKELLLYARAGNKTRALEALSAIYAGFDDKRTQVDPDGTAAAFLKLAEALYDVLAAAAGKDADARARAASELRSLRAEAPRTLAAWKETLDRLCAAVCDRIAAERTHESEADIQRSVAYIRTHLQESLTVQSLARLACLSTSYFANLFKKQTGFTVAQFIIAERMGRAKELLAEGKQVQEIAAMVGYEDRVYFSDAFKKHTGVTPSEYRQRILG; from the coding sequence ATGAAGCCGAAGCTCTGCGTCATCGACGACAGCAGAATCGTATGCAACGGGATCATGAACCATATCCGCTGGGACGAGCACGGGATCGAACCGGCAGGCGCCGCCATGGATGGAGAAGCGGGACTGGAGCTGATTCGCCGCGTCAAGCCTGACATCCTGATCACCGATATCCGGATGCCCCGCAAAAACGGCATCGAGCTGTTCCGGGACGTACTCGCCCTGGGATGGCCCTGCAAGGTCATCCTCATCAGCGGGTATACCGACTTCGAGTATGCGCAGGAAGCGGTGCGGCTCGGCGCCTTCGACTTCGTCAGCAAGCCGTTCCTCGCGGAAGAGATCGTGTCGGTCGTAAACAAGGCGAAGGAACGCATCGTCGCGGAGAGCGAGGAAACGGCGCGCGTACGCGGCCTGGAGCGCCGCGTGCGGGAGAGCCTGCCGCTGCTCCGGCAGGAATTCGTGCAGCTGCTGCTCCGCTTCGCCTCGACGCCCGAGCAGACGGCCAAGCGCTGGGACTTCCTGCAGCTGCCGCTGGCGATGGCGGACTTCGTCGTCCTGGCCGTCGAGATCGACGGCGCCGAGCCGTCCGTCGCATCGGGCGGCATTCTGGACATCGAGCTCGCCCGCTTCTCGCTGTCCAACATTTTGGAGGAGACCGTTGCCCAAGCGACCCGGGGCATCGTCGTCCGCGACGGTCTGAGCCGGTTCGCGCTGATCGTGAACGCCGGTCCGGAAGCCGACGCGCCGGGCCAGCTGGCCGAGCTGTGCAGAGAGCACGTCGAGCGGTATTCGCGCCATACCGTCTCGATCGGCGTCGGGTCGCCGGCGCCCGGGGTCAGAGAGCTCCCCGAATCGTACCGCCACGCGCTCGCCGCGTTGTCCTACAGCTTTTTCTCCGGCGGCAACAGCGTGTTCCGCTACGCGGACCTGGCCGACCGCCCGGCGGAGGTCGAGCCCTACTCGTCCGATAGCGAAAAGGAGCTGCTGCTGTACGCGCGCGCCGGCAACAAGACGCGCGCTCTCGAAGCGTTAAGCGCGATTTACGCCGGGTTCGACGACAAGCGCACGCAGGTCGATCCCGACGGGACCGCCGCCGCCTTTCTCAAGCTGGCGGAGGCGCTGTATGACGTCCTCGCGGCGGCTGCCGGCAAGGACGCGGACGCGCGCGCCCGGGCGGCGAGCGAGCTCCGGTCGCTGCGCGCCGAGGCGCCGCGTACGCTGGCCGCCTGGAAGGAGACGCTCGATCGCCTGTGCGCCGCCGTCTGCGACCGGATCGCCGCCGAACGGACCCACGAATCGGAGGCGGACATCCAGCGTTCGGTCGCCTATATCCGCACGCACCTGCAAGAGTCTCTCACCGTGCAGTCGCTCGCAAGACTGGCATGCCTCAGCACCAGCTACTTTGCCAACCTGTTCAAAAAGCAAACCGGCTTCACCGTCGCGCAGTTCATCATCGCCGAACGGATGGGCCGGGCCAAGGAGCTGCTCGCCGAAGGCAAGCAGGTGCAGGAGATCGCGGCCATGGTGGGCTACGAGGACCGCGTTTACTTCAGCGATGCGTTCAAGAAGCATACGGGCGTCACGCCCTCGGAATACAGGCAGCGCATTTTAGGATAA
- a CDS encoding carbohydrate ABC transporter permease, producing MNRWSKRPSGASVLAGVFLLLVAAVILYPVLMAVLGSFKTNAELNGGGSFWPARWQFANYSQAWKGANFARFSWNSLFVSVAATVGTLIVASMAAYAADRRDFPGKRLAIAVQASTMFISIGAVVLKPQFDLMVAIGLHRTLWGVVLILIAGHAGTYFMLASFMRAIPRDLDEAAMIDGSGFFRTFRSVILPLLKPGLGVAGLFVFRSAWNEYILPSVFTMTNPKLQTLTVGLANLRYGVSAAMQTDLMLAGACISLLPLLLVYLLANKSFVQVTAGSVKG from the coding sequence ATGAACAGATGGTCCAAGCGGCCTTCGGGGGCGAGCGTGCTGGCCGGGGTATTTCTCTTGCTCGTGGCCGCCGTCATCCTCTATCCGGTCCTCATGGCCGTGCTCGGCTCGTTCAAGACGAACGCGGAGCTGAACGGCGGCGGCTCGTTCTGGCCCGCGCGCTGGCAATTCGCGAATTATTCCCAGGCGTGGAAAGGCGCCAACTTCGCGCGCTTCTCCTGGAACAGCTTGTTTGTCAGCGTAGCGGCGACCGTCGGCACCCTGATCGTCGCGTCCATGGCGGCCTATGCGGCAGACCGGCGCGATTTTCCCGGCAAAAGACTGGCGATCGCCGTCCAGGCCTCGACGATGTTCATCTCGATCGGCGCCGTCGTGCTCAAGCCGCAGTTCGACCTGATGGTCGCGATCGGCCTGCACCGCACGCTGTGGGGCGTCGTCCTGATCCTGATCGCCGGGCATGCCGGCACGTACTTCATGCTCGCGAGCTTCATGCGCGCGATCCCGCGCGATCTGGACGAGGCGGCCATGATCGACGGCAGCGGCTTTTTCCGCACCTTCCGATCGGTCATCCTCCCCTTGTTGAAGCCGGGGCTCGGCGTCGCCGGACTGTTCGTCTTCCGCAGCGCCTGGAACGAGTACATCCTCCCCTCCGTCTTCACGATGACGAATCCCAAGCTGCAGACGCTAACGGTCGGACTCGCCAACCTGCGGTACGGCGTATCCGCCGCCATGCAGACCGATCTGATGCTGGCGGGCGCCTGCATCTCGCTGCTGCCGCTGCTGCTGGTTTATTTGCTCGCCAACAAATCCTTCGTCCAGGTTACGGCCGGTTCGGTGAAGGGATAG
- a CDS encoding response regulator, with protein sequence MVVDDEPAMLTAMRLLLSKTAGVEIAAMLGSAAEAIAYAALYPVDLAFIDIQIAEDDGLALARELRRAHAGLDIVFVTSHKEYALDSFDVYPLDYIVKPVSAKRLAETVARAASVQAQKAYAGHAEAEKEIAAETDRQPSLTIETLRGLRIASNAGGAVKWISRKSRELFAYLLLYRGHAAAKIRTLEDVFPDRELKSSDLYLNTAVYQLRKALSLHGMKDMLVTDRDYYLLQLDRTRVDFIEFEARLSQFRAINGSNEAAAIAVEQLYTGDLFEDLPYEWAIAERERLRDLYEAFAKRLVRYLLDAGRTEQGMQIAKKLVQRNELDEEANLLLFRTLAIMRDNASLQARYKRYEELLDRELGIEPSTEMIDLYRRLV encoded by the coding sequence ATGGTCGTTGACGACGAACCCGCGATGCTGACGGCGATGAGGCTGCTGCTGTCCAAGACGGCGGGCGTAGAGATCGCCGCGATGCTGGGTAGCGCCGCCGAGGCGATCGCGTATGCGGCGCTGTATCCGGTAGACCTTGCCTTTATCGATATCCAGATCGCGGAGGACGACGGATTGGCGCTTGCTCGGGAGCTGCGGCGGGCGCACGCCGGGCTGGACATCGTTTTCGTCACCTCTCACAAGGAATATGCGCTGGATTCGTTCGATGTGTACCCGCTTGACTATATCGTCAAGCCCGTCTCCGCCAAACGGCTGGCCGAAACGGTCGCGAGAGCCGCAAGTGTCCAGGCGCAGAAAGCCTATGCAGGTCATGCGGAGGCAGAAAAAGAGATAGCGGCGGAAACGGACAGGCAGCCTTCTTTGACAATAGAAACTTTGAGAGGATTGCGAATTGCCAGCAATGCGGGCGGAGCGGTCAAATGGATCTCCCGGAAAAGCAGGGAACTGTTCGCTTACTTGCTGCTCTACCGCGGGCATGCTGCAGCCAAAATTCGGACGCTCGAAGACGTATTTCCCGACCGGGAGTTAAAAAGCTCGGACCTTTATCTGAACACGGCCGTGTATCAGCTTCGCAAGGCCTTGTCCCTGCACGGCATGAAGGACATGCTGGTCACCGACCGCGATTACTATCTGTTGCAGCTTGATCGAACTCGAGTCGACTTTATCGAGTTCGAGGCGCGTTTGTCCCAATTCCGTGCAATTAACGGGAGCAATGAAGCCGCCGCGATCGCCGTCGAGCAGTTGTATACCGGAGATTTGTTCGAGGACCTGCCTTATGAATGGGCGATCGCCGAGCGCGAGCGGCTCCGCGACTTGTACGAGGCGTTCGCCAAGCGTCTCGTTCGGTACCTGCTGGACGCCGGAAGGACGGAACAGGGCATGCAGATCGCCAAAAAGCTCGTCCAGCGCAACGAGCTGGACGAGGAGGCAAACCTGCTGCTCTTCCGGACGCTTGCGATAATGCGCGACAACGCCTCGCTTCAGGCCAGATATAAGCGGTACGAGGAACTGCTCGACCGAGAGCTGGGCATCGAGCCTTCGACGGAAATGATTGATTTGTACCGGCGGCTGGTGTGA
- a CDS encoding NAD(P)H-binding protein codes for MQAIVIGATGATGADLLDLLLEDNAFRQVVIFVRRSPGIQHEKLKVHVIDFDNPGQWGELVQGDVLFSCLGTTLKTAGSQEAQWKIDYEYQYSFAKAASENGVPACVLVSADFASPASRNFYSRMKGRLEEAVKALGFARLTILNPPLLVRKKSDRSLEVVASKVLQFFNRMGILRSQKPLRTEILAQAMVKAAKSNKGGLTKIRGKAIWEMAEARQ; via the coding sequence ATGCAAGCCATCGTAATCGGAGCAACCGGCGCTACAGGCGCGGACTTGCTGGACTTATTGCTAGAAGACAATGCCTTCCGGCAAGTCGTTATTTTCGTACGGCGCAGCCCGGGTATTCAGCATGAGAAACTAAAGGTTCATGTTATCGACTTCGATAACCCGGGCCAGTGGGGCGAACTGGTTCAAGGAGATGTCTTGTTTTCGTGTTTGGGAACGACCCTCAAGACCGCGGGGAGCCAGGAAGCGCAATGGAAAATCGATTACGAATATCAGTACTCGTTTGCTAAAGCCGCCAGCGAAAACGGCGTCCCTGCCTGCGTGCTGGTGTCGGCCGACTTTGCATCGCCCGCTTCCCGCAACTTTTATTCACGGATGAAGGGACGGTTGGAAGAAGCCGTGAAGGCATTAGGTTTTGCAAGGCTGACTATACTTAACCCGCCCTTGCTGGTCCGGAAAAAAAGCGATCGGTCACTAGAGGTTGTTGCATCTAAAGTCTTGCAGTTTTTTAACCGAATGGGGATTCTTCGCTCCCAAAAGCCGCTGCGTACGGAAATATTGGCGCAGGCGATGGTGAAGGCCGCCAAGAGCAATAAGGGTGGCTTGACTAAAATTAGAGGCAAAGCGATTTGGGAAATGGCTGAAGCACGGCAGTAG
- a CDS encoding ABC transporter substrate-binding protein — MARKWLGIALTGILASSLAACGGSNGGNASPSASSAASGTGAASGSASASPAASQAEPVKLNFWTPDRGATDHIKAEIARYNETNKDNIQVEVNIMAENYDQQLDIAFASNQAPDIVRVNGLPSLSVFVKKGYLAPLDDRLTPDMKERFGSLLREGVNQIGGKTYTLPNYGTTQRLIYNVELFEKAGIKEPPKTLQEMIDVAKKLTAAGKADGAYGIAGNLKSTGSGLRFADPIGMLSGMGSSGYDYKKGAFEFAQLKPIIEAYRQMKVDGSFIPGVEQLDIDPLRAQFAEGKIGMYISTASEPLVYKNQFPAKIKWASALPPTIDGQQQGIVPVGNAGIFIGLSPKSEHKEEAWKFMEWMYSDEVLKSYQEDGVGISVVPSVLAKAGKPEINGIDGFMPTKFDAIIPPVPIVAIEGMGYQEAFIKYILVGGDLDAVIKDLNARYNAALDKAKAAGEVKAEPMSDFNLSQLQGTLAK; from the coding sequence ATGGCTAGAAAATGGTTAGGGATCGCGCTCACGGGAATTCTGGCGTCGAGCCTGGCCGCCTGCGGCGGCAGCAATGGAGGAAACGCATCGCCTTCCGCCTCGAGCGCAGCATCCGGGACCGGCGCGGCGTCCGGATCGGCGTCAGCTTCGCCTGCGGCGTCGCAAGCCGAGCCGGTCAAGCTGAACTTTTGGACGCCGGACCGCGGCGCGACCGACCATATCAAGGCGGAGATCGCCCGGTACAACGAGACGAACAAGGACAATATCCAGGTCGAAGTCAACATCATGGCGGAAAACTACGACCAGCAGCTGGACATCGCCTTCGCGTCGAACCAGGCGCCGGACATCGTCCGCGTCAACGGCCTCCCGAGCCTGAGCGTGTTCGTGAAAAAGGGGTATCTCGCGCCGCTCGACGACAGGCTGACGCCCGACATGAAGGAGCGTTTCGGCTCGCTGCTCCGCGAGGGCGTGAACCAGATCGGCGGCAAGACGTATACGCTGCCGAACTACGGAACGACCCAGCGCCTGATCTACAACGTGGAGCTGTTCGAGAAGGCCGGCATCAAGGAGCCGCCGAAGACGCTGCAGGAGATGATCGACGTCGCGAAAAAGCTGACCGCGGCGGGCAAAGCCGACGGCGCTTACGGTATCGCGGGCAACCTGAAGAGCACCGGCTCGGGCCTCCGCTTCGCCGATCCGATCGGGATGCTTAGCGGCATGGGCAGCAGCGGCTACGACTACAAGAAAGGCGCCTTCGAATTTGCGCAGTTGAAGCCGATCATCGAAGCCTACCGTCAGATGAAGGTGGACGGCAGCTTCATCCCCGGCGTAGAGCAGCTCGATATCGATCCGCTGCGCGCGCAATTCGCGGAGGGCAAGATCGGGATGTACATCTCGACCGCCTCCGAGCCGCTCGTCTACAAGAACCAGTTCCCCGCGAAGATCAAGTGGGCCTCGGCGCTGCCGCCAACAATCGACGGCCAGCAGCAAGGCATCGTGCCCGTCGGCAACGCAGGCATCTTCATCGGCCTCAGCCCTAAATCGGAGCATAAGGAAGAAGCATGGAAATTTATGGAGTGGATGTACAGCGACGAAGTGCTTAAATCGTACCAAGAGGACGGCGTCGGCATCTCCGTCGTGCCTTCCGTGCTCGCGAAGGCCGGCAAGCCTGAGATCAACGGCATCGACGGCTTCATGCCTACCAAGTTCGACGCGATCATCCCGCCGGTGCCGATCGTCGCGATCGAAGGCATGGGCTATCAGGAAGCGTTCATCAAGTACATTCTCGTCGGCGGAGACCTGGATGCCGTCATCAAGGATCTGAACGCCAGATACAACGCCGCGCTCGATAAGGCCAAGGCGGCCGGCGAAGTGAAGGCCGAGCCGATGTCCGACTTCAACCTGAGCCAGCTGCAAGGCACGCTCGCGAAGTAA
- a CDS encoding carbohydrate ABC transporter permease, which yields MHRTRIKLEAVAFTLPSLLLTLVLGIYPIFWAIRYMFYEYAGYGTPKFVGLYNFERLYRDERFWNAVTNTLVYAGGKLLVTLPLSLLLAVLLNRRMRGAGLFKTIFFMPTVLSASVMSIVFYVIFNSYNGMLNQLLQQIGLSRGVEWLGANYAMLTMILIAIWGAVGNYMLLFLAGLQGIPRDIYESASIDGARPAQQFFYITIPMLGPVLQMVMLLAITVSLKGYESIMVLTQGGPFGKTDVMFLYVYKMFFSVASTTAEVQQYGYGSAVGFAAALLIGAVTLIYFYASKKLNSLY from the coding sequence ATGCATCGAACCCGCATCAAACTGGAGGCCGTCGCTTTCACCCTCCCCAGCCTGCTGCTCACGCTCGTGCTCGGCATCTATCCGATTTTCTGGGCGATCCGCTACATGTTCTACGAGTACGCGGGCTACGGCACGCCCAAGTTCGTCGGGCTTTACAACTTTGAAAGGCTGTACCGCGACGAGCGCTTCTGGAACGCCGTGACCAACACGCTGGTATACGCCGGCGGCAAGCTCCTCGTGACGCTCCCGCTGTCGTTGCTGCTGGCCGTCCTGCTCAACCGCCGTATGCGGGGCGCGGGACTGTTCAAGACGATCTTCTTCATGCCGACGGTGCTGAGCGCATCCGTCATGTCCATCGTTTTCTACGTCATCTTCAACTCCTACAACGGCATGCTTAATCAGCTGCTGCAGCAGATCGGCTTGTCGCGCGGCGTTGAGTGGCTGGGCGCGAACTACGCCATGCTGACGATGATTCTGATTGCGATCTGGGGCGCGGTGGGCAACTACATGCTGCTGTTCCTCGCCGGCCTGCAGGGCATCCCCCGCGACATCTACGAGAGCGCATCCATCGACGGCGCCCGCCCCGCCCAGCAGTTTTTCTACATTACGATCCCCATGCTGGGACCCGTATTGCAGATGGTCATGCTGCTCGCCATCACCGTCTCCCTCAAGGGCTACGAGAGCATCATGGTGCTCACGCAGGGCGGGCCGTTCGGCAAGACCGACGTCATGTTCCTGTACGTGTACAAAATGTTTTTTTCCGTCGCATCGACCACCGCGGAGGTGCAGCAATACGGCTACGGCAGCGCCGTGGGCTTCGCCGCGGCCTTGCTGATCGGCGCCGTCACGCTGATCTACTTCTATGCGTCCAAAAAACTCAACTCGCTTTATTAG